A single region of the Labeo rohita strain BAU-BD-2019 chromosome 3, IGBB_LRoh.1.0, whole genome shotgun sequence genome encodes:
- the hspb9 gene encoding heat shock protein beta-9, producing the protein MSSAESLFMDDPFFANSYFLWPRRSVALSSFREDFLHRRAQIMHNLRNEIRDSLLSELTDEFFQLLDGQRSFSRLFSTDTEQNKRRDVSLTLDTQGFSPEDVTVTVSGGRLEVMAGKQAQTDAASSSTGTTQAAEAQPQGFFQTVQLPDHLDPASLTCSLGEDGLLHIESPESKDESSEEQTIPIRFRTSLDFPINKDSTNKTEDRAEKSN; encoded by the coding sequence ATGTCTTCTGCTGAGAGCCTCTTCATGGATGACCCATTCTTTGCAAACTCCTACTTTTTGTGGCCCAGGCGCAGTGTGGCTCTTTCCAGCTTCAGAGAGGATTTCCTCCACCGCAGAGCCCAAATAATGCACAACCTGAGGAATGAGATCAGAGACAGCTTGCTGAGTGAACTCACAGATGAGTTCTTTCAGCTTCTAGATGGTCAGAGGTCCTTCTCCAGGCTCTTCAGCACCGACACAGAGCAGAACAAACGGCGAGACGTGTCTCTTACTCTGGACACTCAAGGCTTCTCTCCAGAGGATGTCACTGTGACAGTATCTGGAGGGCGACTAGAGGTGATGGCTGGCAAGCAGGCCCAGACAGACGCTGCTTCATCATCCACCGGCACCACTCAAGCCGCAGAAGCCCAGCCACAAGGATTTTTTCAAACTGTGCAGCTTCCTGACCACCTGGATCCAGCCTCCTTGACCTGCTCACTTGGGGAAGATGGACTTCTGCATATCGAGTCACCAGAATCCAAAGACGAGTCCTCAGAGGAGCAAACCATTCCCATCCGCTTCAGGACATCCCTGGATTTCCCCATCAACAAGGACAGCACAAACAAAACGGAGGATAGGGCTGAGAAATCAAACTAA